One window of Gloeothece citriformis PCC 7424 genomic DNA carries:
- a CDS encoding BRCT domain-containing protein translates to MTQEQIYEIVSLISVIGVIYSYLKLRRNKSQLQQEMLTLQQKLEKDKDSLQQELSQSKATNQSLTEEKGELQAKIEQLMASLQQAQQTATQVEQAKNALSQDLQREKAQISSLQSQTQQLTQQKESLQQQVKGFESQTQQLTQQKESLQQQVKGFETQTQQLTQQKEDLQQQVKGFESQTQQLTQQKESLQKQISSSQTQIQQLNQDKEDLEQQVKGFETQTQQLTQEKEDLQQQVKGFESQTQQLTQEKEELQQQVKGFESQTQQLTQEKEDLQQQVKGFESQTQQLTQEKEDLQQQVKGFESQNQQITQEKEELQEKLSSSQTQIQQLTQEKEDLQQQVKEVEIQTQQLTQEKESLQEQLSSSQTQIQQLTQEKEDLQQQVKEVEIQTQQLTQEKESLQEQLSSSQTQIQQLTQEKEDLQQQVKEVETQTQQLTQEKEDLHKQISSSQTQIQQLTQEKEDLQQQVKEVETQTQQLTQEKESLQEQLSSSQTQIQQLTQEKEDLQQQVKEVETQTQQLTQEKEDLQQQVKGFESQNQQITQEKENLQEQLSSSQTQIQQLTQEKEELQQQVNQPQPENQQLTQEKEDLQQQLSSLQTQLQQVTQENEELQQQLKQPQPENQQLTQEKEDLQQQLSSLQTQLQQLTQEKEELQQQLKQPQPQNQDSKTEATEEELKSDTQEESKSENLDQDIAEPEKDTKSDHPIQGKKFVILGSIAKLSREQIKSIIQEAGGQVINTPNSKTDYIVVGKAPGSKLKKAQKIKATNLSEAQFINLLKENGISI, encoded by the coding sequence ATGACGCAAGAGCAAATTTATGAAATTGTTAGTTTGATTAGTGTTATAGGAGTAATATATAGCTATTTAAAACTTCGCCGGAATAAAAGCCAGTTACAACAAGAAATGCTGACCTTACAGCAAAAATTAGAGAAAGATAAGGATTCTTTACAACAAGAGTTATCCCAGTCTAAAGCAACTAATCAATCTTTAACAGAGGAAAAGGGGGAACTTCAAGCTAAAATAGAGCAGTTAATGGCGAGTTTACAACAAGCACAGCAAACCGCCACCCAAGTAGAACAAGCAAAAAACGCTCTTTCACAAGATTTACAACGGGAAAAAGCACAGATTTCTTCTTTGCAGAGTCAAACTCAACAATTAACTCAACAGAAAGAAAGCTTACAGCAACAAGTCAAAGGGTTTGAATCTCAAACTCAACAATTAACTCAACAGAAAGAAAGCTTACAGCAACAAGTCAAAGGTTTTGAAACCCAAACTCAACAATTAACTCAACAGAAAGAAGATTTACAACAACAAGTTAAAGGGTTTGAATCTCAAACTCAACAATTAACTCAACAGAAAGAAAGCTTACAGAAGCAAATTTCTTCATCTCAAACTCAAATTCAACAATTAAACCAAGACAAAGAAGACCTAGAGCAACAAGTCAAAGGGTTTGAAACCCAAACTCAACAATTAACTCAAGAGAAAGAAGACTTACAGCAACAAGTCAAAGGGTTTGAATCTCAAACTCAACAATTAACTCAAGAGAAAGAGGAATTACAGCAACAAGTCAAAGGGTTTGAATCTCAAACTCAACAATTAACTCAAGAGAAAGAAGACTTACAGCAACAAGTCAAAGGGTTTGAATCTCAAACTCAACAATTAACTCAAGAGAAAGAAGACTTACAGCAACAAGTCAAAGGGTTTGAATCTCAAAACCAACAAATAACTCAAGAGAAAGAGGAATTACAGGAAAAACTTTCTTCATCTCAAACTCAAATTCAACAATTAACCCAAGAAAAAGAAGACTTACAGCAACAAGTCAAAGAGGTTGAAATCCAAACTCAACAATTAACTCAAGAAAAAGAAAGCTTACAGGAACAACTTTCTTCATCTCAAACTCAAATTCAACAATTAACCCAAGAAAAAGAAGACTTACAGCAACAAGTCAAAGAGGTTGAAATCCAAACTCAACAATTAACTCAAGAAAAAGAAAGCTTACAGGAACAACTTTCTTCATCTCAAACTCAAATTCAACAATTAACCCAAGAAAAAGAAGACTTACAGCAACAAGTCAAAGAGGTTGAAACCCAAACCCAACAATTAACTCAAGAGAAAGAAGACTTACACAAGCAAATTTCTTCATCTCAAACTCAAATTCAACAATTAACCCAAGAAAAAGAAGACTTACAGCAACAAGTCAAAGAGGTTGAAACCCAAACCCAACAATTAACTCAAGAAAAAGAAAGCTTACAGGAACAACTTTCTTCATCTCAAACTCAAATTCAACAATTAACCCAAGAAAAAGAAGACTTACAGCAACAAGTCAAAGAGGTTGAAACCCAAACCCAACAATTAACTCAAGAGAAAGAAGACTTACAGCAACAAGTCAAAGGATTTGAATCTCAAAACCAACAAATAACTCAAGAGAAAGAAAACTTACAGGAACAACTTTCTTCATCTCAAACTCAAATCCAACAATTAACCCAAGAAAAAGAAGAGTTACAGCAACAAGTTAACCAACCTCAACCAGAAAACCAGCAATTAACCCAAGAAAAAGAGGACTTACAGCAGCAACTTTCTTCGCTGCAAACTCAACTCCAACAAGTCACTCAAGAAAACGAAGAGTTACAGCAACAACTTAAGCAACCTCAACCAGAAAACCAACAATTAACCCAAGAAAAAGAGGACTTACAGCAGCAACTTTCTTCTCTACAAACTCAACTCCAACAATTAACCCAAGAAAAAGAAGAGTTACAGCAACAACTTAAGCAACCCCAACCTCAAAACCAAGACTCTAAAACCGAAGCAACTGAAGAGGAATTAAAGTCTGATACTCAAGAAGAATCTAAGTCTGAAAATTTAGATCAAGACATTGCTGAACCTGAAAAAGACACAAAATCAGATCATCCTATTCAAGGGAAAAAATTTGTCATTCTTGGGAGTATAGCTAAACTTAGTCGAGAGCAAATTAAATCTATCATTCAAGAAGCCGGAGGACAAGTCATCAATACCCCTAATTCAAAAACTGATTACATCGTAGTCGGTAAAGCACCGGGAAGTAAATTAAAAAAAGCTCAAAAGATTAAAGCCACTAACCTTTCTGAAGCTCAGTTTATCAATTTACTGAAAGAAAATGGAATATCTATCTAA
- a CDS encoding ABC transporter ATP-binding protein, whose translation MIEVEHLSKIYGSTAAIQDVDFSVEAGEIVGFLGPNGAGKTTTMRILSGYIPATTGTARIAGYDVHEKSLEVRQRIGYLPENPPLYPDMTVEGFLTFVARIKGVSRSDRKARVNWAIERCQLKEKRKVLIRKLSKGYKQRVGIAHALVHNPPVIILDEPTVGLDPKQITEVRDLIKSLAGEHTVILSTHILPEVSMTCDRVIIINQGKVIATDTPDNLMSQFVSSAGYQIDVIGDITAIQPQLQEIPGILKIEVNPHAPDSDRHLLQITSDSDLELGGDIAKLIVTQGLGLYEMRRIRPTLEDVFIGLITTEESVMEDE comes from the coding sequence ATGATAGAAGTCGAACACCTAAGCAAAATCTACGGCTCAACAGCAGCAATACAAGATGTGGATTTCTCCGTTGAAGCCGGGGAAATCGTCGGGTTTCTCGGCCCCAATGGCGCAGGAAAAACGACTACCATGCGAATTTTATCGGGATATATCCCGGCTACCACCGGCACAGCACGGATTGCAGGGTATGATGTTCATGAAAAGTCCCTAGAAGTCAGACAACGCATCGGATATCTCCCCGAAAATCCCCCCCTGTATCCCGATATGACGGTAGAAGGCTTTTTAACCTTTGTCGCTCGGATTAAAGGGGTTTCTAGAAGTGATCGCAAAGCACGAGTCAATTGGGCCATTGAACGATGTCAATTAAAGGAAAAGCGAAAAGTCTTAATCCGCAAACTATCCAAAGGATATAAACAACGGGTAGGAATTGCTCACGCTCTCGTTCATAACCCCCCAGTGATTATTTTAGATGAACCCACTGTCGGACTAGATCCCAAACAAATCACAGAAGTTCGGGATTTAATCAAGAGTCTCGCCGGAGAACATACGGTTATCCTATCGACTCATATTTTGCCTGAAGTGAGTATGACTTGCGATCGCGTCATTATTATCAATCAAGGTAAAGTGATTGCTACTGACACCCCAGACAACCTCATGTCCCAATTTGTCAGTAGTGCAGGGTATCAAATCGATGTAATCGGCGATATTACCGCGATTCAACCTCAATTACAAGAGATTCCCGGAATTTTGAAGATAGAAGTTAATCCCCATGCTCCCGATAGCGATCGCCATCTGCTTCAGATTACGAGTGATTCAGACTTAGAATTAGGGGGAGACATCGCTAAATTAATTGTCACTCAAGGATTAGGATTATACGAAATGCGCCGCATCCGTCCTACACTAGAAGATGTCTTTATTGGCCTGATTACAACGGAAGAGTCGGTCATGGAGGATGAATAA
- a CDS encoding GldG family protein, whose translation MKLKKLLKYLFIPGLTLIAAGITIRLSDANLLTLGTGLLVAGGVILIIWLGFLLISAQGFWGKRSTQVGTNAAISTLSVIAILGIINFLAVRYSTKIDLTENKIYTLSPQSQEIVKSLKEPVKLWLFDNAPSSLDKELLENYRRYNSNFEYEYVNPDQNPGLVRQVGAKSLGDVYLQYRDKKQLVQTLIAFGNKELLSEIKLTNSIEKILRDRTLTVYFLQGHGEHPLDSVEGGLSEAVASLRDKGYKVEPLNLVQRSEIPKDADVIVIAGPKQDLFPQEVETLKNYAAQGGSLFILLDPTVNAGLTPLLEQWGVKLDERIVIDGSGAGQLVGLGPATPLITNYGNHPITKDFQNEMSFYPLARPIDTLEKKGVEATALLLANEQMWAESDLTSDQIAFDETQDISGPFEIGVALTRAFTPAATTPKTDTPKPSPSPTSPEKQPTTEVKPSPSPTSPEKQPTTEVKPSPSPISVQEKSPIEIKPSPSAEEKQQTKQTQKQTEPTPIPDLQIPQTPAPASSPPSNLIDPEQEILDPTSPNSPTPSPSVNREPQKEQQKQVNPSPASSPTPTPKPSPTVSPSPTPKASPQQKQETEVKPSPTPTPTPPKESQPEKEIEARMVVIGNSVFATNGAFEQQLNGDVFLNSVQWLASGDEQPLSIRPREPENRRIVLSKVQASSIFWLSIVVFPLLGFLLAGITWWRRR comes from the coding sequence ATGAAACTCAAAAAACTTTTAAAATATCTATTTATTCCTGGATTAACCTTAATCGCTGCCGGTATAACCATCAGATTAAGCGATGCAAATTTATTAACTCTGGGCACAGGTTTACTGGTTGCAGGGGGAGTTATCCTGATCATCTGGTTAGGATTTCTCTTAATTTCCGCCCAAGGATTTTGGGGAAAACGTTCAACTCAAGTGGGAACTAATGCAGCTATTTCTACCTTATCGGTTATAGCGATTTTAGGCATCATAAACTTTTTAGCCGTTCGTTATTCTACCAAAATAGACTTAACCGAAAACAAAATTTATACCCTCTCTCCCCAATCCCAAGAAATTGTTAAAAGTCTAAAAGAACCGGTAAAATTGTGGTTATTTGATAATGCTCCAAGCTCCCTCGATAAAGAATTATTAGAAAACTATCGCCGTTACAATAGTAACTTTGAGTATGAATATGTTAACCCCGATCAAAATCCTGGACTGGTTAGACAAGTCGGAGCGAAATCTTTAGGAGATGTTTATCTTCAATATCGGGATAAAAAACAGTTAGTTCAAACCTTGATCGCCTTTGGTAATAAAGAACTCCTTTCAGAAATAAAATTAACCAATAGTATCGAAAAAATCTTACGCGATCGCACTTTAACCGTCTATTTTCTTCAAGGTCATGGGGAACACCCTTTAGACTCAGTAGAAGGGGGTCTATCTGAAGCAGTCGCTAGTTTAAGAGACAAAGGATATAAAGTCGAACCCCTAAACTTAGTTCAACGGTCTGAAATTCCTAAAGATGCGGATGTTATTGTGATTGCCGGGCCTAAACAAGACTTATTTCCACAAGAAGTAGAAACCTTAAAAAATTATGCCGCCCAAGGAGGCAGTTTATTTATTCTCCTCGATCCTACCGTCAACGCCGGGTTAACCCCTTTACTCGAACAATGGGGAGTTAAACTTGATGAACGGATTGTTATTGATGGTTCGGGTGCAGGACAATTAGTCGGGTTAGGGCCTGCGACTCCTTTAATTACTAATTACGGGAATCATCCGATTACCAAAGACTTTCAAAATGAAATGTCGTTTTACCCTCTAGCGCGGCCTATTGATACGCTTGAGAAAAAAGGAGTAGAAGCAACCGCCTTATTACTGGCCAATGAGCAAATGTGGGCCGAAAGCGATTTAACTTCCGATCAAATTGCTTTTGATGAAACTCAAGATATTTCAGGGCCTTTTGAGATAGGAGTTGCTCTCACTCGCGCTTTTACCCCTGCCGCCACAACACCCAAAACCGACACCCCAAAACCTTCCCCTTCACCAACTTCCCCAGAAAAACAACCCACCACCGAGGTTAAACCCTCCCCTTCCCCCACTTCCCCAGAAAAACAACCCACCACCGAGGTTAAACCCTCTCCTTCCCCTATTTCGGTTCAAGAAAAATCCCCCATAGAAATTAAACCCTCCCCTTCTGCTGAGGAAAAACAACAAACCAAACAAACTCAAAAACAAACCGAACCAACCCCCATTCCGGATCTCCAAATTCCTCAAACTCCCGCCCCTGCTTCCTCTCCTCCCTCTAATCTTATTGATCCAGAACAAGAAATTTTAGATCCCACCTCTCCTAATTCTCCCACCCCTTCCCCTTCTGTAAATCGCGAACCGCAAAAAGAACAACAAAAACAAGTTAACCCCTCTCCTGCGTCTAGTCCAACTCCCACCCCTAAACCTTCTCCCACTGTCTCCCCTTCTCCTACACCTAAAGCATCTCCCCAGCAGAAACAAGAAACAGAAGTTAAACCCTCTCCAACTCCAACTCCCACACCCCCCAAAGAGTCTCAACCCGAAAAAGAAATCGAGGCGAGAATGGTAGTCATTGGTAACTCAGTCTTTGCTACTAATGGGGCATTTGAGCAACAATTAAATGGAGATGTTTTTCTCAATTCTGTTCAATGGTTAGCGAGTGGAGACGAACAACCTTTATCCATTCGTCCTAGAGAACCTGAAAACCGCCGCATAGTGCTTTCTAAAGTGCAAGCGAGTTCAATTTTTTGGTTATCTATTGTCGTATTTCCCTTGCTTGGTTTCCTTCTTGCCGGGATTACTTGGTGGCGAAGACGGTAA
- a CDS encoding ABC transporter permease has product MILANIIAIFRKELQSYFLSPFFYIIAAFFWLISGVFFGWILDNIIQSVASAEQQGITSPVDIAYEFFNAFLGVIASLFLVLLPALSMGLYAEERKRGTLELLATSPVTNWGVAVGKLLGVITFFTVLLVPLIIYEIIALSAASPPVQLPVILMGHGGLILLAAAILSLGMFISSLTDSAILSYILTFILVVFLWVIDGLGERVGGVLGEILSHLSLFDNYNDLVRGIFNTSSLVLFVSYIILGIFLTAQSIEALRFQRS; this is encoded by the coding sequence ATGATTCTGGCTAATATTATTGCTATTTTTCGCAAGGAATTACAAAGCTATTTTTTATCCCCATTTTTTTATATTATAGCTGCGTTTTTTTGGTTAATTTCAGGGGTATTTTTTGGCTGGATTTTGGATAATATTATTCAAAGTGTCGCTAGTGCCGAACAACAAGGAATAACCAGTCCAGTTGATATTGCTTATGAATTTTTTAATGCTTTTTTAGGAGTGATTGCTTCTCTATTTTTAGTGTTATTACCCGCTCTGTCTATGGGACTCTATGCAGAAGAACGCAAACGAGGGACTTTAGAACTTTTAGCCACTTCTCCGGTTACTAATTGGGGGGTAGCTGTCGGTAAACTTTTAGGGGTGATTACCTTTTTTACAGTCTTATTAGTGCCTCTAATTATTTATGAAATTATCGCCTTGAGTGCAGCGAGTCCCCCCGTTCAATTGCCGGTTATTTTAATGGGTCATGGAGGATTAATTTTATTGGCAGCAGCTATTTTATCTTTGGGAATGTTTATTTCTTCCTTAACTGATAGTGCGATTTTATCCTATATTTTAACGTTTATCTTAGTTGTTTTTCTCTGGGTCATAGATGGATTAGGAGAAAGAGTTGGAGGAGTATTGGGAGAAATTTTATCCCATCTTTCCTTATTTGATAACTATAATGATTTAGTGAGAGGGATATTTAATACCAGTAGTTTAGTGTTATTCGTCAGCTATATTATTCTCGGAATTTTTCTAACCGCCCAATCTATAGAAGCGTTACGATTTCAACGTTCTTAG
- a CDS encoding DUF433 domain-containing protein has product MNHQLLKPITHNRDICHGKPCIRGLRYPVEFILELLSSGMTNEEILADYEDLEPEDIQAVKITCRVRSQRTPK; this is encoded by the coding sequence ATAAATCATCAACTTCTAAAACCTATTACTCATAATCGTGATATTTGTCATGGAAAACCCTGTATTCGAGGCTTAAGGTATCCTGTTGAATTTATTTTAGAACTCCTCAGTTCTGGCATGACCAACGAAGAAATTTTAGCTGATTATGAAGATTTAGAGCCAGAAGATATTCAAGCCGTAAAAATAACTTGTAGGGTGCGTTCCCAACGCACCCCAAAATAA
- a CDS encoding DUF4340 domain-containing protein, which yields MKIQTTTWVLLTVAILLGGGVYLYETIGKPHQEEVQANENKIFTFREDEIKTLTIDTKGKTLKFEKTNDKNKPWQMKQPEDITASDAAVSFLLNLLVERQRDRSITVPIKQLKDYGLDPSVATITVQLANQKTHKLILGNPDLENLYLYAQIDPPSPTAKETEIVLIPKEFQYAIERDLAEWKEPEPEPPKPEK from the coding sequence ATGAAAATACAAACAACAACTTGGGTTTTATTGACAGTTGCTATTCTTTTAGGTGGGGGAGTTTACCTGTATGAAACTATTGGCAAACCCCATCAAGAAGAAGTCCAAGCTAACGAAAATAAAATTTTTACTTTTAGGGAAGATGAGATTAAAACCTTAACCATTGACACCAAAGGAAAAACCCTAAAATTTGAAAAGACAAACGATAAAAATAAACCTTGGCAAATGAAACAACCGGAAGACATAACCGCCAGTGATGCGGCTGTCTCTTTTTTGTTAAATTTGTTAGTCGAAAGACAACGCGATCGCTCTATCACTGTCCCGATTAAACAATTAAAAGACTACGGGTTAGATCCCTCAGTTGCGACAATTACAGTTCAATTAGCCAATCAAAAAACCCATAAACTTATTTTAGGGAATCCTGATTTAGAAAACCTTTATTTATATGCTCAAATTGATCCCCCATCACCAACCGCGAAAGAGACAGAAATTGTCTTAATTCCTAAAGAGTTTCAATATGCAATAGAACGGGACTTAGCAGAATGGAAAGAACCCGAACCCGAACCCCCAAAACCTGAAAAATAA